A window from Esox lucius isolate fEsoLuc1 chromosome 16, fEsoLuc1.pri, whole genome shotgun sequence encodes these proteins:
- the LOC105022417 gene encoding signal transducer and activator of transcription 1-alpha/beta-like isoform X1, whose product MAQWKQLQKLDSWCLEQLDQLYDDTFPMEIRQYLSTWIESHDWETVATSDSLATVRFHDLLAQLDDQYSRFALENNLLLQLNIRRIKRKLQDKFQEKPLKMAMIICNCLKEEKKILASIIKNVDNMDSTPNKVVFKKQKELDKNVKNLRNLIQNAEQEMKTLEDLQDKHDFKNLQRRVEQEGNVITHSLPEQEEIWDEMIIRELFGELKDTRERVVHQIADVLSLAGEIQDTLVLEEMPELKRRQQIACIGGPPDACLDQLQIWFTAVAEGLQQIRQQLKKLQELEQKYTYENDPITQFKSTLEERSLTLFKNLIVNSFVVERQPCMATHPQRPLVLKTGVQFTVKIRLLVKLQEFNYKLKVKSVFDKDVSERNTGKWFRKFNILGTNTKVMNMEESSGSLAAEFRHLKLKEQRGNGNRSNEAPLIVTEELHSISFETQLSQPGFKVQLETMSLPIVVISHISQLPCAWASVMWYNMLTCEPKNLLFFLNPPPVTWGQLSEVLSWQFSSVTKRGLNEEQLRMLGDKLLGQEAAGNPDGLIPWTKFCKNEKTLPFWLWIEGILELIKKHLLFLWNDGLIMGFVSKGKEKALLKDKEPGTFLLRFSESSREGAITFTWVERSNNNVQCHSVVPYTKKHLSVVTFPDILRNYKVMAPENIPENPLLYLYPDIPKDRAFQQYYSHPTEAAEPMELDSADLTGYILQGFVSVSEVHPSRLQDNIMPMSPEVFGELSRIINPAEIDSVMRTPFPN is encoded by the exons TGCAAAAGTTGGACTCCTGGTGCCTGGAGCAGTTGGACCAGCTGTATGATGATACTTTCCCTATGGAGATCCGCCAGTACCTAAGCACTTGGATCGAGAGCCATGATTG GGAGACAGTGGCCACCAGCGATTCCCTGGCAACGGTCCGTTTCCATGACCTCCTGGCACAGTTGGATGACCAGTACAGCCGTTTCGCCTTGGAGAACAACTTACTGTTGCAACTCAATATTCGCAGGATTAAACGAAAGCTGCAG GATAAATTCCAGGAAAAACCTTTAAAAATGGCCATGATTATCTGTAACTGTCTAAAAGAGGAAAAGAAAATCCTGGCATCAATCATCAAAAATGTG GACAACATGGACTCTACACCAAATAAGGTAGTGTTCAAGAAACAGAAGGAGCTGGACAAAAACGTTAAAAACCTGAGGAATCTAATTCAG AATGCAGAGCAGGAGATGAAGACACTTGAGGACCTTCAGGATAAACACGACTTTAAGAACCTGCAGAGACGAG TAGAACAAGAAGGGAATGTGATAACACATTCACTACCAGAACAGGAAGAGATCTGGGATGAGATGATAATCAGGGAGCTTTTCGGAGAACTCAAAGATACCAGAGAG AGGGTAGTGCATCAGATTGCAGACGTCCTGAGCTTGGCTGGGGAGATCCAGGACACACTAGTGCTTGAGGAGATGCCTGAGTTGAAGCGCCGACAGCAGATTGCCTGTATCGGAGGTCCACCTGACGCCTGCCTAGATCAGCTACAAATCTG gttcACTGCGGTGGCAGAGGGGTTACAGCAGATCCGCCAGCAGCTGAAAAAGCTTCAGGAGCTGGAACAGAAGTATACATATGAAAACGACCCCATCACTCAGTTTAAAAGCACTCTGGAGGAACGTTCTCTCACCCTGTTTAAGAACCTCATTGTCAA TTCTTTTGTGGTGGAGAGACAGCCCTGTATGGCCACTCATCCCCAACGACCTCTGGTGCTGAAGACTGGTGTGCAGTTCACGGTCAAAATCAG GCTCCTGGTGAAGCTCCAGGAGTTCAACTACAAGCTCAAAGTCAAATCAGTTTTTGATAA GGATGTCTCtgagagaaacacagggaaATG GTTCCGTAAATTTAACATCTTGGGAACCAACACCAAGGTTATGAACATGGAAGAGTCCAGTGGAAGCTTAGCAGCAGAATTCAGACACCTG AAACTAAAGGAACAGAGAGGTAATGGGAACCGGTCAAATGAG GCTCCCCTCATAGTGACTGAGGAGCTCCACTCCATCAGCTTTGAGACACAGCTTTCTCAGCCCGGATTCAAAGTCCAACTAGAG ACAATGTCCCTACCCATTGTGGTCATCTCCCACATTTCCCAACTGCCCTGTGCCTGGGCCTCTGTGATGTGGTATAACATGCTGACATGTGAACCCAAG aATCTGTTATTCTTCCTGAACCCTCCTCCGGTCACCTGGGGCCAGTTGTCAGAGGTGCTGAGTTGGCAATTCTCCTCCGTAACCAAGCGAGGTCTCAACGAGGAGCAGTTGAGGATGCTGGGAGACAAGCTCTTGG GTCAAGAAGCAGCGGGAAACCCTGATGGGCTCATCCCCTGGACCAAATTCTGCAAG AATGAGAAGACTCTTCCCTTCTGGCTGTGGATCGAGGGAATCCTGGAGCTGATCAAGAAACACCTGCTGTTTCTCTGGAATGATGG GTTAATCATGGGCTTCGTCAGTAAGGGCAAAGAAAAGGCCCTGCTGAAGGACAAGGAGCCTGGCACTTTCCTACTGCGTTTCAGCGAAAGTAGCCGGGAGGGAGCCATTACCTTTACCTGGGTGGAGCGCTCCAATAAca ACGTCCAATGCCACTCGGTTGTGCCATACACTAAGAAGCACCTCTCCGTTGTCACCTTCCCTGACATCCTCCGCAACTACAAGGTGATGGCTCCTGAGAACATCCCGGAAAACCCTCTGCTGTACCTCTACCCCGACATCCCCAAAGACAGAGCCTTCCAACAATACTACAGCCACCCCACAGAAG CTGCTGAACCAATGGAGTTGGATAGTGCTGATTTGACGGGTTACATTCTGCAAGGTTTCGTCTCTGTGTCTGAAGT CCATCCCTCCAGACTCCAGGATAATATAATGCCGATGAGTCCCGAAGTGTTTGGAGAGCTGTCCCGGATTATAAACCCTGCTGAGATTGACTCTGTG ATGAGAACCCCTTTCCCAAACTAA
- the LOC105022417 gene encoding signal transducer and activator of transcription 1-alpha/beta-like isoform X2: protein MAQWKQLQKLDSWCLEQLDQLYDDTFPMEIRQYLSTWIESHDWETVATSDSLATVRFHDLLAQLDDQYSRFALENNLLLQLNIRRIKRKLQDKFQEKPLKMAMIICNCLKEEKKILASIIKNVDNMDSTPNKVVFKKQKELDKNVKNLRNLIQNAEQEMKTLEDLQDKHDFKNLQRREQEGNVITHSLPEQEEIWDEMIIRELFGELKDTRERVVHQIADVLSLAGEIQDTLVLEEMPELKRRQQIACIGGPPDACLDQLQIWFTAVAEGLQQIRQQLKKLQELEQKYTYENDPITQFKSTLEERSLTLFKNLIVNSFVVERQPCMATHPQRPLVLKTGVQFTVKIRLLVKLQEFNYKLKVKSVFDKDVSERNTGKWFRKFNILGTNTKVMNMEESSGSLAAEFRHLKLKEQRGNGNRSNEAPLIVTEELHSISFETQLSQPGFKVQLETMSLPIVVISHISQLPCAWASVMWYNMLTCEPKNLLFFLNPPPVTWGQLSEVLSWQFSSVTKRGLNEEQLRMLGDKLLGQEAAGNPDGLIPWTKFCKNEKTLPFWLWIEGILELIKKHLLFLWNDGLIMGFVSKGKEKALLKDKEPGTFLLRFSESSREGAITFTWVERSNNNVQCHSVVPYTKKHLSVVTFPDILRNYKVMAPENIPENPLLYLYPDIPKDRAFQQYYSHPTEAAEPMELDSADLTGYILQGFVSVSEVHPSRLQDNIMPMSPEVFGELSRIINPAEIDSVMRTPFPN from the exons TGCAAAAGTTGGACTCCTGGTGCCTGGAGCAGTTGGACCAGCTGTATGATGATACTTTCCCTATGGAGATCCGCCAGTACCTAAGCACTTGGATCGAGAGCCATGATTG GGAGACAGTGGCCACCAGCGATTCCCTGGCAACGGTCCGTTTCCATGACCTCCTGGCACAGTTGGATGACCAGTACAGCCGTTTCGCCTTGGAGAACAACTTACTGTTGCAACTCAATATTCGCAGGATTAAACGAAAGCTGCAG GATAAATTCCAGGAAAAACCTTTAAAAATGGCCATGATTATCTGTAACTGTCTAAAAGAGGAAAAGAAAATCCTGGCATCAATCATCAAAAATGTG GACAACATGGACTCTACACCAAATAAGGTAGTGTTCAAGAAACAGAAGGAGCTGGACAAAAACGTTAAAAACCTGAGGAATCTAATTCAG AATGCAGAGCAGGAGATGAAGACACTTGAGGACCTTCAGGATAAACACGACTTTAAGAACCTGCAGAGACGAG AACAAGAAGGGAATGTGATAACACATTCACTACCAGAACAGGAAGAGATCTGGGATGAGATGATAATCAGGGAGCTTTTCGGAGAACTCAAAGATACCAGAGAG AGGGTAGTGCATCAGATTGCAGACGTCCTGAGCTTGGCTGGGGAGATCCAGGACACACTAGTGCTTGAGGAGATGCCTGAGTTGAAGCGCCGACAGCAGATTGCCTGTATCGGAGGTCCACCTGACGCCTGCCTAGATCAGCTACAAATCTG gttcACTGCGGTGGCAGAGGGGTTACAGCAGATCCGCCAGCAGCTGAAAAAGCTTCAGGAGCTGGAACAGAAGTATACATATGAAAACGACCCCATCACTCAGTTTAAAAGCACTCTGGAGGAACGTTCTCTCACCCTGTTTAAGAACCTCATTGTCAA TTCTTTTGTGGTGGAGAGACAGCCCTGTATGGCCACTCATCCCCAACGACCTCTGGTGCTGAAGACTGGTGTGCAGTTCACGGTCAAAATCAG GCTCCTGGTGAAGCTCCAGGAGTTCAACTACAAGCTCAAAGTCAAATCAGTTTTTGATAA GGATGTCTCtgagagaaacacagggaaATG GTTCCGTAAATTTAACATCTTGGGAACCAACACCAAGGTTATGAACATGGAAGAGTCCAGTGGAAGCTTAGCAGCAGAATTCAGACACCTG AAACTAAAGGAACAGAGAGGTAATGGGAACCGGTCAAATGAG GCTCCCCTCATAGTGACTGAGGAGCTCCACTCCATCAGCTTTGAGACACAGCTTTCTCAGCCCGGATTCAAAGTCCAACTAGAG ACAATGTCCCTACCCATTGTGGTCATCTCCCACATTTCCCAACTGCCCTGTGCCTGGGCCTCTGTGATGTGGTATAACATGCTGACATGTGAACCCAAG aATCTGTTATTCTTCCTGAACCCTCCTCCGGTCACCTGGGGCCAGTTGTCAGAGGTGCTGAGTTGGCAATTCTCCTCCGTAACCAAGCGAGGTCTCAACGAGGAGCAGTTGAGGATGCTGGGAGACAAGCTCTTGG GTCAAGAAGCAGCGGGAAACCCTGATGGGCTCATCCCCTGGACCAAATTCTGCAAG AATGAGAAGACTCTTCCCTTCTGGCTGTGGATCGAGGGAATCCTGGAGCTGATCAAGAAACACCTGCTGTTTCTCTGGAATGATGG GTTAATCATGGGCTTCGTCAGTAAGGGCAAAGAAAAGGCCCTGCTGAAGGACAAGGAGCCTGGCACTTTCCTACTGCGTTTCAGCGAAAGTAGCCGGGAGGGAGCCATTACCTTTACCTGGGTGGAGCGCTCCAATAAca ACGTCCAATGCCACTCGGTTGTGCCATACACTAAGAAGCACCTCTCCGTTGTCACCTTCCCTGACATCCTCCGCAACTACAAGGTGATGGCTCCTGAGAACATCCCGGAAAACCCTCTGCTGTACCTCTACCCCGACATCCCCAAAGACAGAGCCTTCCAACAATACTACAGCCACCCCACAGAAG CTGCTGAACCAATGGAGTTGGATAGTGCTGATTTGACGGGTTACATTCTGCAAGGTTTCGTCTCTGTGTCTGAAGT CCATCCCTCCAGACTCCAGGATAATATAATGCCGATGAGTCCCGAAGTGTTTGGAGAGCTGTCCCGGATTATAAACCCTGCTGAGATTGACTCTGTG ATGAGAACCCCTTTCCCAAACTAA
- the LOC105022419 gene encoding glutaminase kidney isoform, mitochondrial isoform X6, producing MVNAGAIVCTSLIKQGASNAAKFDYVMNFLNKMAGNEYVGFSNATFQSERESGDRNFAIGYYLKEKKCFPEGTDMTSILDFYFQLCSIEVTCESASVMAATLANGGFCPITGERVLSPEAVRDTLSLMHSCGMYDFSGQFAFHVGLPAKSGVSGGILLVVPNVMGIMCWSPPLDKLGNSVRGIQFCTDLVSLFNFHNYDNLRHFAKKHDPRREGGDQRVKSVINLLFAAYTGDVSALRRFALSSMDMEQRDYDSRTALHVAAAEGHAEVVRFLLEACKVNPDPKDRWGNTPMEEALHFGHHDVVTILQDYHNKYNPQEAPKKSKETVEENLDGML from the exons ATGGTGAATGCAGGAGCTATCGTTTGCACCTCATTGATAAAG CAGGGTGCGAGCAATGCTGCCAAATTTGACTAT GTCATGAACTTCCTAAATAAGATGGCAGGAAATGAATACGTAGGCTTCAGCAACGCCAC ATTCCAGTCAGAGCGGGAGTCTGGGGATCGGAATTTCGCTATTGGCTACTACCTGAAAGAAAAGAAG TGTTTTCCTGAGGGGACAGATATGACGTCCATTCTGGATTTCTACTTCCAG CTGTGCTCCATTGAGGTGACCTGCGAGAGTGCCAGCGTCATGGCAGCCACCTTAGCCAATGGCGGCTTCTGCCCAATCACAGGCGAGCGTGTGCTAAGCCCAGAGGCAGTGCGTGACACGCTTAGCCTCATGCACTCCTGCGGCATGTATGACTTCTCTGGACAGTTCGCCTTCCAC GTGGGCTTGCCAGCCAAGTCTGGCGTGTCAGGGGGCATTCTGCTGGTGGTGCCCAACGTCATGGGCATCATGTGCTGGTCTCCACCCCTGGACAAGCTTGGCAACAGCGTCAGAGGCATCCAGTTCTGCACG GACCTAGTTTCTCTCTTCAACTTTCACAACTACGACAACCTGAGGCACTTTGCCAAGAAGCATGATCCACGCAGGGAGGGAGGCGACCAGAGG GTCAAGTCGGTCATCAACCTCCTGTTTGCCGCCTACACCGGGGATGTCTCTGCCCTGAGGAG GTTTGCTCTATCTTCTATGGACATGGAGCAGAGAGACTATGACTCCAGAACAGCTCTACATGTGGCGGCAGCTGAAG GACATGCAGAAGTGGTGCGTTTTCTCTTGGAGGCATGCAAGGTGAACCCTGATCCCAAAGATAG GTGGGGCAACACTCCAATGGAAGAGGCCTTGCACTTTGGCCATCACGATGTGGTCACCATCCTCCAGGACTATCATAACAAGTATAACCCACAAGAGGCCCCTAAGAAGAGCAAAGAGACTGTTGAGGAGAACTTGGATGGCATGTTGTAG
- the LOC105022419 gene encoding glutaminase kidney isoform, mitochondrial isoform X7 gives MVNAGAIVCTSLIKGASNAAKFDYVMNFLNKMAGNEYVGFSNATFQSERESGDRNFAIGYYLKEKKCFPEGTDMTSILDFYFQLCSIEVTCESASVMAATLANGGFCPITGERVLSPEAVRDTLSLMHSCGMYDFSGQFAFHVGLPAKSGVSGGILLVVPNVMGIMCWSPPLDKLGNSVRGIQFCTDLVSLFNFHNYDNLRHFAKKHDPRREGGDQRVKSVINLLFAAYTGDVSALRRFALSSMDMEQRDYDSRTALHVAAAEGHAEVVRFLLEACKVNPDPKDRWGNTPMEEALHFGHHDVVTILQDYHNKYNPQEAPKKSKETVEENLDGML, from the exons ATGGTGAATGCAGGAGCTATCGTTTGCACCTCATTGATAAAG GGTGCGAGCAATGCTGCCAAATTTGACTAT GTCATGAACTTCCTAAATAAGATGGCAGGAAATGAATACGTAGGCTTCAGCAACGCCAC ATTCCAGTCAGAGCGGGAGTCTGGGGATCGGAATTTCGCTATTGGCTACTACCTGAAAGAAAAGAAG TGTTTTCCTGAGGGGACAGATATGACGTCCATTCTGGATTTCTACTTCCAG CTGTGCTCCATTGAGGTGACCTGCGAGAGTGCCAGCGTCATGGCAGCCACCTTAGCCAATGGCGGCTTCTGCCCAATCACAGGCGAGCGTGTGCTAAGCCCAGAGGCAGTGCGTGACACGCTTAGCCTCATGCACTCCTGCGGCATGTATGACTTCTCTGGACAGTTCGCCTTCCAC GTGGGCTTGCCAGCCAAGTCTGGCGTGTCAGGGGGCATTCTGCTGGTGGTGCCCAACGTCATGGGCATCATGTGCTGGTCTCCACCCCTGGACAAGCTTGGCAACAGCGTCAGAGGCATCCAGTTCTGCACG GACCTAGTTTCTCTCTTCAACTTTCACAACTACGACAACCTGAGGCACTTTGCCAAGAAGCATGATCCACGCAGGGAGGGAGGCGACCAGAGG GTCAAGTCGGTCATCAACCTCCTGTTTGCCGCCTACACCGGGGATGTCTCTGCCCTGAGGAG GTTTGCTCTATCTTCTATGGACATGGAGCAGAGAGACTATGACTCCAGAACAGCTCTACATGTGGCGGCAGCTGAAG GACATGCAGAAGTGGTGCGTTTTCTCTTGGAGGCATGCAAGGTGAACCCTGATCCCAAAGATAG GTGGGGCAACACTCCAATGGAAGAGGCCTTGCACTTTGGCCATCACGATGTGGTCACCATCCTCCAGGACTATCATAACAAGTATAACCCACAAGAGGCCCCTAAGAAGAGCAAAGAGACTGTTGAGGAGAACTTGGATGGCATGTTGTAG